Within Vicia villosa cultivar HV-30 ecotype Madison, WI linkage group LG1, Vvil1.0, whole genome shotgun sequence, the genomic segment ATTGATATTGACAAGTATGAAGTAAAATTTGACATCATCAACAATTGAAGTCattctattttaaaaagtttaacaTGTAACTATCAATTATTGTTCTTACATTCGTTCTCTGACAAGCTTTATAAAAATTTGTTCTAAAAACAAGTGAAAAATCtaattgaaatataataaaaaaaaattaatttatttaaaaaataaaaagtaggcGGACAAGTTGGCCGCCGACAACCTATCACTTTAGCGGGATGAGTTAGATTTTTAAGCGCAATTTCATTTTTGTCGGGACAAGGTGGGAAGGGGCAGCCGACTTGTTTTTCCACCCCCTATAGACTTGTATGTGATACTTAAATAgaaatgatttatttttaaaattatattatgttGAATGTGATATTTAAAGTATAAAATGACCGTTGTTTTAAAATACACATATACAATAGTATTATATTACtatttctttttgttatttttcatGATTTGTTCTTGCTAGTCAAAAGCATGATTCTTGACTAGGATAGTTGTACTAACAACAATTATTATAATCACCATGGTAATAAGAAATTACTTAAATAAATGTACACACCATAACTTGGAATTGGGAATCACGTGATACCATTAAGACAAAACCCCCGACCAagtgattaattaaacaaaaaaaaaaacttcaatttcGAGATAGAAAGGTAGTAACAACTTTGAACAATTCACTTCAGTCAAAACATCATGTCACAGaactaatgaaaaaaaaaaaattaaatatccaaCTAGTAAATGTTCTTTTACCTCTTTGTTGTTGGAACCTTAATTagcttaattaaattttattgatTAAGGTAGCTAATTAAGACACTAACATAGAGGAGATCTATGAGGGATTCCTTTTCTTCTACTAATCATACTTGAAGCCATGTCTTCATCAGAAACTTTATTGATAATATTATTTTTGGTCATGAATTTTGCACACATGCTTGTCCATCCACTTCTTCTTTTCCTTACAATTTCTGTGCATGCAATGCTCATATTTTCTGAccctgatgatgatgatgatcctgaATATGAACTCATTTGTTCATCAATTGTTGATCTTGTCATCTCTTCTTCTCCCATTTCTTGTGGAATGAGATAATCAGGACTTAGTTGTAGGATGTTGCATGTCCTTAAGTAGGGTGAAAGATCCCTGTAGTGTTTCAGCACAAAATCCACCTACAaatatatcatcaaaatatattaaacacTAAACTAACTCATTTTCTTCTATCTTAATAATCACtttcataaatatatataattcaacTATCAAGATTTAGGGCATGTGATCGATACACAAGTTTAAATAACAGTAAAGGCTTTTGCGATTTCGATTGATACAGATGAAGTAATACTAATTGCAGTCATTGCACTTTATAAGTCATTGCACTTTATAACCATAATTTCTTTTTCATCATAAAAAGATGCATAACAGTATCGGTATCGACATCTTTCGATACTGTTTTTGTCACAACCATTTTCAAGGTAGTAGATTGTCTTTTAAAACATGACAGAATATATGAATATCGTAAACTACATGGAGTCTCGGTTCAATTGCTATATATCAATCTTTATAATTCATGTATCTGTTTTATGAGTTTGATTTCATATCTAAGAATTTATAACAAatcaaaccctaaaccctaaattcTATAAACATTGCAATCACTTTTAGTATATAGTTCAAATAGATAAAATTATATGTTCAATTCAATTCaagtcaatttcaatttcagTAATCATTAAGCATAAAAGAACAACTAATCGGTTTCATTAATCCATAATTCTAATTATATGCATAAAAGTTTTGATATGATAAGACTGATTTTAGTTTGTTTAGTGCATATAATTAATATATGTACCTTGCATCCAAGAGAGCAATGAATAAAAGGTTCTTGAAGGCTTCTATCACATGAAGTACAATAGTTTCCCGATCCTTTGAATTGTCGATTTTGAGGCCTCTTCTTGATGAAAACCACTTTAGCACTATTGATAGTATAGGCCTATAAAAAACATAATTCAAACCTTTTTCAATCGAATTTCATGTTAAGATTAAGAAAGATTGAATTATAGTTGAATTAACTAGAATtatagttgaattaactgagAAACGCTAACAACAATCTCTTTGACACAATTATATACCTGGACATTGGAACAGTCAATAAGTTTCTGAAGATCTTTCAATCTAACAACATCATGATAAACATAACGACGGACTTGAAGAAGGCGGTGGAAGCGATGAGACGGCAAACAATGAGGACAAATACTTGTACAACAATCTAAGCAACAAACATTCTTCTCATTCTTTTTTGCATTTTCATGATAAGAGCAACCAACAAAGAACTTTTCTGCATAAAGAGCTTCCAACCATGCAGGCTTTTGATATCCCTATAATTAACAATAACCAAATTATATCATAATTTAAACCAAAAGTATACATAAAAATTCATCAATATATAAGAATTTCGATAGTAAAAGAAAGAGAATTCATCAAATTACCATGATCATAGAAAAACTTGTTGAACTCGAATATAATCAAGGTAACACAAAAGAGTACTTATGGAGGTTCACAAGAGgactatatatataaaatttatttattatttttgttggatATGTgaataaatatatgaaaatattttgtacatatataGGTAGGGGAAAGATGAAAAAGACAGAAAAAGAGAGAATCATAAAGAAACAAGTTATGATATGAGGAGAACGTGGGAGGTGTTTCCATGTCTCCCATTCTTATAATCTAAATTATTCTGCTCTTCATCTTGGCAAAAGAGCTCTATTTCTAAACAAACCTATCTTTTCTTGAACAAGCTGCATTTAATTAAATTCCTATTTTTTAATCtacatattattttttaaattgtcaCACCTCTCTTCTTATTCAAAAAATCTTGGAATTAACATAGCAACTTGATTTTTgacttataaattttttttaactaaagtATAGTTTTAAATAACACTACAACCGTGATTAcagtcatatttatttttataatccttaatataaaaaattattaatataacaaacaaataattacaatttaaaatcattaataaGATAGTAATAGTAGTcgaatattttttgttttgaaacttttttaatttaatgaaaCGAGTTAACAGCTTGGTGTAATTCTATAATAATTTTATGAGgattgattttttaaataaattaaatatacaaataaaaatataagaaattggaatgtcatatatatatatatatatatatatatatatatatatatatatatatatatatatatatatatatgacatataattaatatatgtgtttaaaatattatttgaaattaatttcATTGAATAATGTAAGtggaattataattaattattattttaaaatgattgcAAGTTGGCTCAACATAAGTTAAGAACAAGAGAACGAGAAAGGTCAGAGAGATTAGTTGAGAAAGCACAACCAAACTTGGAATCACCTTTTCTCCAAacactattttctttaatttcatTCGTGCTATGTTGGTCTTCTGCAAATCTCTGATCACCACAGTTTGCATAGTTTTtaaatatactaattaattactgTAATGACTTCAAAGCTAAGCAATTAGAGCATAGAGACACCAATCACCAACCTAGTTAACAAGACATTGTATAAAACATAGCACCGGAAAATAAGAGCATACTTGTTTGATAAGTGGTAATATAGAGTAATCATTAATGTCACATTTATCATGGAAAGGAAAATTGTTGTATCTATTCTTTTTTATATGATTGAGAAATGAAAGTTATATAGTTTTTTTAATGGAAAAAACAATAGAGGTTTACCTAGAAGACTACTTACTGATATGACGCCAATGGTAAGTTGAGGATGATAGGCTCTATGGCTCGAATTTTGAGAATTAATGCTCGGAAAATTTTGTCCGTTTGAAT encodes:
- the LOC131603800 gene encoding protein RGF1 INDUCIBLE TRANSCRIPTION FACTOR 1, whose amino-acid sequence is MIMGYQKPAWLEALYAEKFFVGCSYHENAKKNEKNVCCLDCCTSICPHCLPSHRFHRLLQVRRYVYHDVVRLKDLQKLIDCSNVQAYTINSAKVVFIKKRPQNRQFKGSGNYCTSCDRSLQEPFIHCSLGCKVDFVLKHYRDLSPYLRTCNILQLSPDYLIPQEMGEEEMTRSTIDEQMSSYSGSSSSSGSENMSIACTEIVRKRRSGWTSMCAKFMTKNNIINKVSDEDMASSMISRRKGIPHRSPLC